From a region of the Rouxiella sp. S1S-2 genome:
- a CDS encoding carbohydrate ABC transporter permease: MRLNRQQQQLAHRSLLLAGATLACLICLFPFYYAIITSLRSGQNLFNVVWLPNELNWSNYVTALMDNGIARSLFNSAVVATLTVGLCLLVSITAAFALSRIHFKGRKYLLFTILCVSMFPQVAVLSGMFELVRFMGLYDSLGALVLSYTTFSLPFTIWVLTTFMKAIPKELEEAAIVDGASTWTIISRIFAPIMGPSLVTTGLLAFIGAWNEFMFALTFVISSDKRTVPVAIGMLQGSSQYELPWGAIMASSVIVTLPIVAVVLIFQRRIVSGLTNGAVKG, from the coding sequence ATGAGACTGAATCGTCAACAGCAACAGCTTGCCCATCGTTCACTCTTGCTGGCAGGAGCCACGCTGGCCTGTCTAATCTGCCTGTTCCCGTTTTATTACGCGATTATCACCTCGCTGCGCTCGGGACAAAACCTGTTCAACGTAGTCTGGCTGCCCAATGAATTGAACTGGAGTAACTACGTCACGGCGCTGATGGACAACGGCATCGCCCGTAGCCTGTTCAACTCTGCCGTGGTGGCCACGCTGACGGTCGGCCTGTGCTTATTGGTGTCGATCACCGCCGCTTTTGCCCTGTCGCGCATTCACTTTAAAGGCCGCAAATATCTGCTGTTCACCATTCTTTGCGTGTCGATGTTCCCACAAGTGGCGGTGCTGTCGGGCATGTTTGAACTGGTACGTTTTATGGGGCTTTATGACTCGCTTGGCGCGCTGGTGCTGTCTTACACCACTTTTTCGCTGCCGTTCACCATCTGGGTCCTGACCACCTTCATGAAGGCAATCCCGAAGGAGCTTGAAGAGGCGGCCATCGTCGACGGCGCAAGCACCTGGACCATTATCAGCCGCATTTTTGCACCGATCATGGGGCCGTCGTTGGTCACCACCGGACTGCTGGCGTTTATCGGCGCATGGAATGAATTCATGTTCGCCCTGACGTTTGTTATTTCCAGCGATAAACGCACTGTGCCGGTGGCTATCGGCATGCTGCAAGGCTCTTCTCAATATGAACTTCCGTGGGGAGCCATCATGGCCTCCTCGGTGATTGTCACGCTTCCTATTGTGGCGGTGGTGCTGATTTTCCAGCGACGCATCGTCAGTGGATTAACCAATGGCGCAGTCAAAGGCTGA
- a CDS encoding PTS transporter subunit EIIB — translation MEKQQLAALMLKAMGGAENLVKMSYCASRIRVKIRDTSRLDRRGLESLDDIKSVLDVDTAQHYTEYHLVVGPGNTRTLYEALTALMPKNS, via the coding sequence ATGGAAAAGCAACAGCTGGCGGCGTTAATGCTAAAGGCAATGGGCGGTGCGGAAAACCTCGTCAAGATGAGCTACTGTGCCAGTAGAATCAGAGTAAAAATACGCGACACCTCGCGGCTCGATAGGCGAGGACTGGAGTCATTGGATGACATTAAGTCAGTGCTGGACGTCGACACGGCGCAGCACTACACCGAGTATCATCTGGTCGTGGGACCGGGAAATACCCGGACATTGTATGAAGCACTAACGGCATTAATGCCTAAAAATAGCTAA
- a CDS encoding alpha-glucosidase — protein MATKIVLVGAGSAQFGYGTLGDIFQSKTLYGSEIVLLDINPAALAVTEKTARDFLAKEDLPFIISATTDRRTALRGAEFVIISIEVGDRFALWDLDWQIPQQYGIAQVYGENGGPGGLFHSLRIIPPILDICADVADICPNAWVFNYSNPMSRICTTVHRRFPELNFVGMCHEIASLERYLPEMLGTSFDNLNLRAGGLNHFSVLLEASYKDSGKDAYADVRAKAPDYFSTLPGYSDILAYTRIHGKLVETEGSTERHALGGKDSRYPWADRTLFKEILEKFHHLPITGDSHFGEYISWAGEVSDHRGILDFYTFYRNYLGEAQPKIELKLKERVVPIMEGILTDSGYEESAVNIPNRGFIKQLPEFIAVEVPAIIDRKGVHGINVTVPAGIGGLLSNQIAIHDLTAEAILTGSRDLVIQALLVDSVNNKCRAIPELVDVMISRQSPWLNYLK, from the coding sequence ATGGCTACAAAAATCGTATTAGTGGGCGCAGGCAGCGCACAGTTTGGCTACGGCACGCTGGGTGACATTTTCCAGAGCAAAACACTGTACGGCAGTGAAATCGTGCTGCTGGATATAAATCCCGCTGCGCTGGCGGTCACTGAAAAGACGGCCCGCGATTTTCTGGCAAAAGAAGACTTGCCGTTTATCATCAGCGCGACCACCGATCGCCGTACCGCGTTACGCGGGGCGGAGTTTGTCATCATTTCGATAGAAGTCGGGGACCGTTTTGCCCTGTGGGACCTGGACTGGCAAATCCCGCAGCAGTACGGCATTGCGCAGGTTTATGGTGAAAACGGCGGACCAGGGGGGTTATTCCATTCACTGCGCATCATTCCGCCTATTCTGGATATCTGTGCCGACGTGGCCGATATTTGCCCTAACGCGTGGGTGTTCAACTATTCAAACCCGATGAGCCGCATTTGCACCACCGTGCATCGCCGCTTTCCTGAGCTGAACTTTGTGGGCATGTGCCACGAAATCGCCTCGCTGGAGCGCTACCTGCCAGAAATGCTCGGCACCTCATTCGATAACCTGAACCTGCGCGCCGGTGGGCTTAACCATTTCAGCGTATTGCTTGAGGCAAGTTACAAAGACAGCGGCAAAGATGCTTATGCCGACGTACGTGCCAAAGCGCCGGATTACTTCTCAACCCTGCCCGGCTACAGCGATATCCTGGCCTACACGCGTATCCACGGCAAACTGGTGGAGACCGAGGGCAGCACCGAGCGCCACGCGCTGGGCGGCAAAGATAGCCGTTATCCGTGGGCGGATCGCACACTATTCAAAGAGATCCTCGAAAAATTCCATCATCTGCCGATCACCGGCGACAGTCACTTTGGCGAATACATCAGTTGGGCAGGCGAGGTCAGTGACCATCGCGGCATTCTCGACTTCTATACTTTCTATCGCAATTACCTCGGCGAGGCGCAGCCGAAAATAGAACTTAAGTTGAAAGAGAGAGTGGTGCCGATTATGGAAGGAATATTGACCGATTCAGGTTACGAGGAGTCAGCGGTCAATATTCCCAACCGCGGGTTTATCAAGCAACTGCCAGAGTTTATTGCCGTAGAGGTGCCAGCCATCATTGACCGCAAGGGCGTGCACGGCATTAACGTCACCGTTCCGGCGGGGATAGGCGGGCTGCTGAGCAATCAGATTGCCATTCATGACTTGACCGCCGAGGCGATCCTGACCGGTTCGCGCGACCTGGTTATTCAGGCGCTGCTGGTGGATTCGGTGAATAACAAATGCCGGGCGATCCCTGAGCTGGTGGACGTGATGATCTCTCGTCAGAGTCCGTGGCTCAATTATCTGAAATAG
- a CDS encoding LysR family transcriptional regulator: MILDKILRQFIEVAMFKNVSHAANKLCLSQPTLTHNMKKLEENLGVQLLERTSTGVKTTEYGDLLLEQAQMMQRIYENTLTKLAFIKARQVQSLRMGTGHAWWYMFVRDSFNAYRTLHPTVNIHVDQGNHLRLMDLLLGGDIDLFIGHEIQGLNSKAGISFTPLFSVSDSLFVRRGHPLCNKVIDPVELQDYPCVELTPDEGRFQHIVEDMQPKRLARNLMHLEERVIWSTNSMMAAIDMINDSDAVMISYPRCMTEYFARYNIVPLQSRQKSPRYNVGFYMMREKMDTAHVVQMQELMQQHLEPIRHLLI, translated from the coding sequence GTGATCTTGGATAAAATTCTACGGCAGTTTATCGAAGTAGCGATGTTCAAAAATGTGAGTCATGCTGCAAACAAACTTTGCCTTAGCCAGCCGACACTTACGCATAATATGAAGAAGCTGGAAGAGAATCTTGGCGTACAGTTGCTGGAGCGGACGTCAACGGGCGTGAAAACCACGGAGTATGGCGATCTTCTGCTTGAACAGGCGCAGATGATGCAGCGTATTTATGAAAATACGCTTACCAAACTGGCATTTATCAAAGCACGTCAGGTGCAGAGTCTGCGGATGGGCACCGGGCACGCCTGGTGGTACATGTTTGTGCGCGACAGTTTTAACGCCTACAGAACGCTGCACCCCACCGTGAATATCCATGTTGATCAGGGAAACCACCTGCGGCTGATGGACCTGCTGCTGGGTGGCGATATCGATTTATTCATTGGCCATGAAATTCAGGGGCTTAACTCGAAGGCGGGCATCAGCTTTACGCCACTTTTTAGCGTGTCCGACAGTCTTTTTGTTCGCCGCGGGCATCCGCTGTGTAATAAGGTTATTGACCCCGTTGAACTGCAGGACTACCCGTGTGTAGAACTGACGCCGGATGAAGGCCGTTTTCAACACATAGTGGAGGATATGCAGCCCAAAAGGCTGGCGCGAAACCTGATGCATCTGGAAGAAAGAGTGATCTGGTCAACTAACTCGATGATGGCGGCGATAGACATGATTAACGACTCTGACGCGGTAATGATCAGTTATCCAAGATGCATGACGGAATATTTTGCCCGCTACAACATTGTGCCGCTACAAAGCAGGCAAAAAAGCCCGCGCTACAACGTGGGCTTTTATATGATGCGTGAAAAGATGGACACGGCGCACGTGGTGCAGATGCAGGAGCTGATGCAGCAACACCTTGAGCCAATACGCCACCTGCTAATTTAG
- a CDS encoding carbohydrate ABC transporter permease, which produces MKQETRSLSLSDDNLGSGAQKRSKSSYQLRRSRIAWLLLAPSVLLLAAVAGWPLFRTLFYSFTDAMLDAPEDYHFVGFANYFDLAEGGHHYGVLADPLWWLAVGNTLRFSLISVSLELVFGMLLALLMNQKFRGQGLVRTAILVPWAIPTIVSARMWSWMFHDQYGVVNDLLLKIGVINTPLAWVADPGLSMWAVIIVDVWKTTPFMALMLLAALQLIPRDLYEAARIDGANAWQRFRRITLPLIMPAMIVALIFRVMDALRVFDLIYILTSNSEATVSVSGYARDLLVSYQEMGSGSAASVLVFMMVAGIAACFLMLGRRRHSEEK; this is translated from the coding sequence ATGAAGCAAGAAACACGCTCTTTATCCCTTTCTGACGATAACCTTGGCAGCGGTGCGCAAAAGCGCAGCAAGTCGAGTTATCAGCTACGCCGCAGTCGTATTGCCTGGCTATTGCTCGCACCCTCTGTTCTGTTGCTGGCCGCCGTTGCAGGCTGGCCGCTGTTTCGCACGCTGTTTTACAGCTTTACCGACGCGATGCTGGACGCACCCGAGGACTACCACTTTGTTGGATTCGCCAACTACTTTGACCTGGCTGAGGGGGGCCATCATTACGGCGTGCTGGCCGACCCACTTTGGTGGCTGGCGGTGGGCAACACGCTGCGCTTTAGTCTGATATCGGTCTCGCTTGAGCTGGTGTTCGGCATGCTGCTGGCGCTGCTGATGAATCAGAAGTTCCGCGGTCAGGGGCTGGTGCGCACCGCCATTCTCGTGCCGTGGGCTATCCCGACGATTGTGTCTGCCAGAATGTGGAGCTGGATGTTCCACGACCAGTACGGCGTGGTAAATGACCTGCTGCTCAAAATAGGCGTCATCAATACGCCGCTGGCCTGGGTGGCTGATCCTGGGCTTTCAATGTGGGCGGTGATCATCGTCGACGTCTGGAAAACCACACCGTTTATGGCGCTGATGCTTCTGGCTGCGCTACAGCTTATCCCGCGCGATTTATACGAAGCGGCAAGGATTGACGGAGCCAACGCCTGGCAACGTTTTCGTCGTATCACTCTGCCGTTAATCATGCCGGCGATGATCGTGGCGCTTATTTTCCGCGTCATGGATGCGCTGCGCGTCTTTGACCTGATTTATATCTTGACGTCGAACAGTGAAGCTACCGTTTCCGTCTCCGGCTATGCGCGAGACTTGCTGGTGAGTTATCAGGAAATGGGCTCCGGTTCCGCCGCATCGGTGCTGGTATTCATGATGGTCGCGGGTATTGCAGCCTGCTTCCTGATGCTGGGCCGCCGCCGTCATTCAGAGGAAAAATAA
- a CDS encoding ABC transporter ATP-binding protein, which yields MAQLTLDNIQKRYGAKTQVIHSLDLQIKSGEFVVIVGPSGCGKSTLLRMIAGLEEISGGGMYIDGNYVNDDSPAERGIGMVFQSYALYPHMSVYQNMAFALELARYSTSEVDQRVRECARILQLEPLLDRRPKDLSGGQRQRVAIGRAIVREPRLFLFDEPLSNLDASLRVQMRMEVAALHKRLGVTIIYVTHDQVEAMTLADRIVVLNQGNIEQVGTPLELYDHPANEFVAQFIGSPKMNFIPAILRHSGEQHSVVELDNGKTLTLPIATPATAEGRSVNIGIRPEHIRSGDRQQCEYQGEVMFVEQMGNETLLYLDNGNAGEPWVVRHAERSAINVGETVGVRLPVECCYLFDSKGRAFQRILSKRH from the coding sequence ATGGCGCAACTGACGCTGGATAATATTCAAAAACGCTACGGTGCCAAGACCCAGGTCATCCACTCGCTGGATTTACAGATTAAAAGCGGGGAGTTTGTGGTGATCGTCGGGCCTTCGGGCTGCGGTAAGTCAACGCTGCTGCGCATGATTGCCGGGCTGGAAGAGATAAGCGGCGGCGGCATGTATATCGACGGTAATTACGTCAATGACGACAGTCCTGCCGAGCGCGGCATCGGGATGGTATTCCAGTCCTATGCGCTCTATCCGCACATGAGCGTGTATCAGAACATGGCGTTTGCGCTGGAGTTGGCGCGGTATTCGACGTCGGAGGTTGATCAACGGGTGCGGGAATGCGCGCGCATTTTACAACTGGAACCGTTGCTGGACCGGCGGCCGAAAGACCTGTCCGGCGGTCAGCGTCAGCGTGTGGCGATTGGTCGCGCCATTGTGCGTGAACCCAGACTGTTCCTTTTTGACGAGCCACTTTCCAACCTTGACGCCTCGCTGCGCGTGCAGATGCGCATGGAGGTTGCCGCCCTGCATAAGCGTTTGGGCGTCACCATTATTTATGTCACCCATGATCAGGTCGAAGCTATGACGTTGGCGGATCGCATTGTGGTGCTCAATCAGGGAAATATCGAACAGGTAGGCACGCCGCTGGAGCTGTATGACCATCCTGCCAATGAGTTTGTTGCCCAGTTTATCGGCTCGCCGAAGATGAATTTTATCCCGGCCATTTTGCGCCACTCCGGTGAACAACACAGTGTGGTCGAACTGGACAACGGCAAAACGCTGACGTTACCCATCGCGACGCCGGCCACGGCTGAGGGACGCAGCGTGAATATCGGCATTCGTCCTGAGCATATTAGAAGTGGCGATAGGCAACAGTGCGAATACCAGGGAGAGGTGATGTTTGTCGAACAGATGGGCAATGAAACGCTGCTGTATCTGGACAATGGCAATGCGGGCGAACCTTGGGTCGTCAGGCACGCCGAGCGTTCCGCGATTAACGTCGGCGAAACCGTCGGGGTGCGTCTGCCGGTGGAGTGCTGCTACCTGTTCGACAGCAAGGGCCGCGCATTCCAGCGCATCCTGTCAAAGAGACATTAA
- a CDS encoding alpha-glucosidase — translation MANWWKEAVAYQIYPRSFKDSNDDGIGDLNGITDKLDYLQDLGITLIWICPMYKSPNDDNGYDISDYQQIMAEFGTMADFDRLLEQVHARGMRLIIDLVVNHTSDEHPWFLESSASRNNPKRDWYIWRDGKKGAEPNNWESIFNGSAWKYSATSGQYFLHLFSERQPDLNWENPEVREAVYTMMRWWLDKGIDGFRIDAICHMKKESALSDMPNPLGLPFVPSFERHLNYDGLLDYVDDMCEQVFNRYDIVTVGEMNGASAEQGEAWVGEQHGRLNMIFQFEHVKLWQDGQRDRPDAGLDLIGLKNIFTRWQTLLENKGWNALYVENHDLPRVVSGWGDVEHYHHESATAIAAMYFLMKGTPFIYQGQELGMTNTHFASLDDFDDVAAKKRAVEMRRQGRDEADILAFLSRSGRDNSRTPMQWDDSANGGFSAATPWYPANGNYREINVARQREDSGSILNFYRALIALRRQMPVLIEGSYALLLPTDPNIYAYTRTLNDSQAVVIGNFSPQDQDVNVQQLALEGWQLLLGNYHDEGELQRLRPYETRIYQR, via the coding sequence ATGGCAAACTGGTGGAAAGAGGCTGTGGCGTACCAGATTTACCCGCGCAGCTTTAAAGACAGCAACGACGACGGCATCGGTGACCTGAATGGCATCACTGACAAGCTCGATTATCTTCAAGACTTGGGGATCACTCTTATTTGGATCTGCCCGATGTACAAATCGCCCAATGATGATAACGGTTATGACATCAGTGATTATCAGCAAATCATGGCAGAGTTTGGCACAATGGCCGATTTTGACCGCCTGCTTGAGCAAGTCCATGCACGCGGTATGCGCCTGATTATTGATTTGGTGGTAAACCATACCTCCGACGAACATCCGTGGTTTTTGGAGTCGAGCGCCTCGCGTAATAATCCAAAGCGCGACTGGTACATCTGGCGCGACGGCAAAAAAGGGGCCGAGCCCAATAACTGGGAAAGTATTTTCAACGGTTCTGCCTGGAAATACAGCGCCACCAGCGGGCAGTACTTTCTGCATTTATTTTCAGAAAGACAGCCGGACCTCAACTGGGAGAACCCAGAAGTGCGCGAGGCGGTGTACACGATGATGCGCTGGTGGCTCGACAAAGGCATCGACGGTTTCCGCATAGACGCCATCTGCCACATGAAAAAAGAGTCGGCTCTGAGTGATATGCCCAATCCATTGGGGCTGCCTTTTGTGCCGTCGTTCGAACGCCATTTGAACTATGACGGGCTGCTCGATTACGTCGATGACATGTGCGAGCAAGTGTTCAATCGTTACGACATTGTCACCGTCGGCGAAATGAACGGGGCTTCCGCCGAGCAAGGCGAAGCGTGGGTAGGGGAGCAGCACGGCAGGCTGAACATGATCTTTCAGTTTGAGCACGTGAAGTTGTGGCAGGACGGCCAACGCGACAGACCGGATGCCGGGCTCGACCTGATAGGGTTAAAAAATATCTTTACCCGTTGGCAGACCTTGTTGGAAAACAAAGGCTGGAATGCGCTGTACGTCGAGAATCATGACCTGCCTCGCGTGGTATCTGGCTGGGGCGACGTTGAGCATTACCATCACGAAAGTGCAACGGCCATTGCCGCGATGTATTTCCTGATGAAAGGTACGCCGTTTATTTATCAGGGACAGGAATTGGGCATGACCAACACCCACTTTGCCAGTCTGGATGATTTTGATGACGTGGCCGCTAAAAAACGCGCGGTTGAAATGCGACGCCAGGGCAGAGACGAAGCGGATATTCTGGCATTTCTAAGCCGCAGCGGGCGCGATAACTCACGTACGCCAATGCAGTGGGATGACAGTGCCAACGGCGGTTTTAGTGCGGCAACGCCGTGGTATCCGGCGAACGGAAATTACCGTGAAATCAACGTGGCGCGTCAACGCGAAGACAGCGGTTCGATACTGAATTTTTATCGTGCACTCATTGCTCTGCGTCGGCAGATGCCAGTGCTTATCGAGGGAAGTTATGCACTGCTGCTGCCCACTGACCCGAATATTTATGCCTACACCCGGACGCTGAACGACAGCCAGGCGGTGGTTATCGGTAATTTCAGTCCCCAGGATCAGGACGTCAATGTGCAACAGTTGGCGCTGGAAGGCTGGCAATTACTGCTGGGTAATTATCACGATGAAGGTGAGTTGCAAAGACTGCGCCCCTATGAAACGCGGATTTATCAGCGCTAG
- a CDS encoding alpha-glucosidase codes for MSDTHSAPGWKDAVVYQVYPRSFMDSNGDGIGDLNGIISKLDYLQQLGINLLWLSPVYRSPMDDNGYDISDYEDIAEIFGSMADMERLIVEAKARDIHILMDLVVNHTSDEHPWFIDAISSTNSAYRDFYIWRKPGADGGPPNDLRSNFGGSARTFDKPSGEYYLHQFSTRQPDLNWDNPRVRVEVHAMMNRWLDKGIGGFRMDVIDLIGKEVDQQIMANGKNLHLYLQQMNRATFGKRNSITVGEAWSATPEDALLYSAEERKELTMVFQFEHIKLFWDPHQGKWCNQPFDLLRFKAVINKWQTALAHRGWNSLFWSNHDLPRAVSKFGDDGQYRVVSAKMLATALHCLKGTPYIYQGEEIGMTNVHFAHIEDYRDIESLNLYQERIAEGVSHAQMIGGIHANGRDNARTPMQWDSSANAGFTDGQPWIALNPNYEQVNVAAALADPNSVFYHYQQLIALRKQLPLLVHGDFQQVFAEHTKVFAWLRTLEKQMLLVINNFTREHLTLDVPKNLQSLQGRCLISNCAPREQLDAQLELQPYESFAIIFERS; via the coding sequence ATGAGTGATACGCATAGCGCACCAGGCTGGAAGGACGCGGTGGTTTATCAGGTCTATCCGCGCAGCTTTATGGACAGTAACGGCGACGGTATCGGCGACCTTAACGGTATTATCAGCAAACTGGATTATCTGCAGCAGCTTGGCATCAATCTGCTGTGGTTATCGCCGGTTTACCGCTCGCCCATGGATGACAATGGTTATGACATCTCCGACTACGAGGACATTGCGGAAATATTTGGCTCAATGGCTGACATGGAGCGTCTCATTGTCGAGGCCAAGGCGCGTGATATCCATATTTTGATGGACCTGGTGGTCAACCACACTTCCGATGAACACCCGTGGTTTATCGATGCAATTAGCTCAACAAACAGCGCGTACCGTGATTTCTATATTTGGCGAAAACCTGGCGCCGACGGTGGGCCGCCCAATGACTTGCGCTCCAACTTTGGCGGCAGCGCCAGGACATTCGATAAGCCGAGCGGCGAATACTATCTGCATCAGTTTTCGACCCGCCAGCCGGATCTAAATTGGGATAATCCTCGCGTTCGCGTCGAGGTTCACGCCATGATGAATCGCTGGTTGGATAAGGGTATCGGCGGATTTCGAATGGACGTTATTGACCTGATTGGTAAAGAGGTCGATCAACAAATTATGGCCAACGGGAAAAATCTTCATCTGTATCTTCAGCAGATGAATCGGGCGACCTTTGGTAAACGCAACAGTATTACGGTGGGTGAAGCGTGGAGCGCCACGCCGGAAGATGCCCTGCTTTACAGCGCCGAGGAGCGCAAAGAGCTGACGATGGTCTTTCAGTTTGAGCACATCAAGCTTTTCTGGGACCCGCATCAAGGCAAATGGTGCAACCAACCTTTCGACCTGCTGCGTTTTAAAGCGGTGATCAACAAGTGGCAGACGGCTTTGGCGCATCGCGGCTGGAATTCGCTGTTTTGGAGCAATCACGATTTGCCGCGCGCGGTTTCCAAATTTGGTGATGATGGCCAGTATCGCGTGGTGTCAGCGAAAATGCTCGCCACCGCACTCCACTGCTTAAAGGGGACGCCCTATATATATCAGGGCGAGGAGATTGGCATGACCAACGTGCATTTTGCCCATATTGAAGATTATCGCGATATCGAAAGCCTGAATCTTTATCAGGAACGGATTGCCGAAGGGGTAAGCCACGCGCAGATGATAGGCGGCATACACGCCAACGGACGTGACAATGCGCGCACGCCGATGCAGTGGGACAGCAGCGCGAATGCCGGTTTTACCGACGGTCAGCCGTGGATTGCATTGAATCCGAACTATGAGCAAGTGAACGTGGCGGCGGCGCTTGCCGATCCCAACTCTGTTTTTTATCACTATCAGCAACTGATCGCCTTGCGCAAACAGCTGCCACTTTTAGTGCACGGCGATTTTCAGCAAGTTTTTGCCGAGCATACGAAAGTGTTTGCCTGGTTGCGCACCCTAGAGAAGCAGATGCTGCTGGTTATCAATAACTTCACGCGCGAGCATCTTACGCTCGACGTGCCAAAAAATTTGCAGTCGTTGCAGGGCCGCTGTCTTATCAGTAACTGTGCGCCGCGTGAGCAGCTTGACGCACAACTGGAACTGCAACCCTATGAATCTTTTGCAATAATTTTTGAGAGGTCATGA
- a CDS encoding ABC transporter substrate-binding protein, translated as MRRVIPGLIAAALALTSGLARADTLRMECPPSKEGRQFCSYIKQQFEAQTGHTLAFISLPPASNEKLSLFQQLFAAKDSGAIDLFQADTVWIGVLDKHLLDLTDSVTDIRNDFFPTSLQNDIVNGRVKAIPAYMDAGALFYRKDLLEKYGEKPPVTWTDLTRIATRIQQGEREAGHKNFWGLVFQGKAYEGLTCNALEWVESQKGGSFIDAQGNITINNSRAAQALDMAAAWVGKIVPPGSLGYMEEESRSVFQNGDALFMRNWPYAYMLAEDRSSAIRGKVGVMPLPKSEDGTSVSTMGGWHWAISAYTKNPKAAIALLKIVSSAESQKKALALTGWAPSRTALYDDPEVLAQAPYLADFKEVFIHAKPRPATQTKRQYAQVSKAIYNATYNVLRGDSDGATAVAELQQRLERIKARGWR; from the coding sequence ATGAGAAGAGTGATCCCGGGACTGATTGCTGCCGCGTTGGCCCTCACGTCGGGTCTGGCACGAGCAGATACCCTGCGTATGGAGTGCCCACCGAGCAAGGAAGGTCGCCAATTCTGTAGCTACATCAAGCAGCAGTTTGAAGCGCAAACCGGCCATACTCTGGCCTTTATCAGTCTTCCTCCCGCCTCGAACGAAAAACTTTCTTTATTCCAACAGCTGTTTGCCGCCAAAGATTCGGGGGCCATTGACTTGTTTCAGGCAGATACCGTGTGGATTGGCGTGTTGGATAAACATCTTCTGGATTTGACCGACAGCGTCACTGACATCCGCAACGACTTTTTTCCCACCTCGTTGCAGAACGACATCGTCAACGGGCGCGTCAAGGCGATTCCTGCCTATATGGACGCCGGTGCGCTTTTTTATCGGAAAGATTTATTAGAAAAATATGGCGAAAAACCGCCCGTGACCTGGACAGACCTGACCCGTATCGCCACGCGTATTCAGCAGGGCGAGCGCGAGGCGGGGCACAAGAATTTTTGGGGACTGGTGTTTCAGGGCAAAGCCTATGAAGGCCTGACCTGTAACGCACTGGAATGGGTTGAGTCGCAGAAGGGCGGCAGCTTTATTGACGCGCAGGGCAATATCACCATCAACAATTCGCGGGCAGCGCAGGCGTTGGATATGGCCGCCGCCTGGGTGGGGAAAATCGTCCCACCTGGCTCGTTGGGCTACATGGAGGAAGAGTCCCGCTCGGTGTTCCAGAACGGTGATGCGCTGTTTATGCGCAACTGGCCCTATGCCTACATGCTGGCAGAAGACCGCAGCAGCGCCATCCGTGGCAAGGTCGGCGTGATGCCTTTACCAAAAAGTGAAGACGGCACGTCTGTCAGCACCATGGGCGGCTGGCACTGGGCCATTAGCGCCTATACCAAGAATCCCAAGGCGGCTATCGCCTTGCTCAAAATTGTCAGCAGCGCCGAATCACAGAAGAAAGCATTGGCCTTAACCGGCTGGGCGCCATCACGCACCGCGCTGTATGACGACCCCGAGGTATTGGCGCAGGCGCCTTATCTTGCCGATTTCAAAGAAGTCTTTATTCATGCCAAACCTCGTCCGGCCACCCAGACCAAGCGGCAATACGCTCAGGTCTCCAAAGCTATTTACAACGCCACGTATAACGTGCTGCGCGGTGACAGCGACGGCGCGACGGCGGTTGCGGAGTTACAGCAGCGGCTCGAGAGAATTAAAGCCAGAGGATGGCGCTAA